A region of Meleagris gallopavo isolate NT-WF06-2002-E0010 breed Aviagen turkey brand Nicholas breeding stock chromosome 29, Turkey_5.1, whole genome shotgun sequence DNA encodes the following proteins:
- the LOC104914602 gene encoding protein AF-17-like isoform X2 has translation MGRRREKVMGFKQHGPVGQGACYGIVQVPTGPWFCRKCESQERAARVRCELCPHKDGALKRTDNGGWAHVVCALYIPEVQFANVLTMEPIVLQYVPHDRFNKTCYICEEQGRESKAASGACMACNRHGCRQAFHVTCAQMAGLLCEEEVLEVDNVKYCGYCKYHFNKMTSRHSAGSSFIAGRRSRSTSPTQEKHVSHHERPKKSRKDKERPKQKHKKRPESPTSLPTPTVPIAAEKGSTSHHEGSKETSEVGRSEVKGKKSSSHGSSHKGKKTGSGKSSAGFSSASSSSTFQPAGTSCSSLQCSQDFVAFPKLEQDDEKYRKPVSSSSSSHCSPLYEGQKGDIFEQKVIFSGFGSIMRFSTSAVSQPRGRDASPVDYKASNPIGGPSASGSVATSSSHKRMPSLSMEEGEVLKEKKHKGSKKNKHGPGRPKGGKSKEMLGAQLAGSTSTSSSPFSGGSLVSSSISNSSRPFSHTGNLPSLSLESPLLSSGMFPPRAPGVLLPALLPSASRLSGA, from the exons AGATGTGAGCTGTGTCCCCACAAAGATGGAGCCCTGAAACGGACTGACAACGGAG GGTGGGCCCACGTTGTGTGTGCTCTGTACATCCCGGAGGTGCAGTTTGCCAACGTGCTGACCATGGAGCCCATCGTCCTGCAGTACGTTCCTCACGACCGCTTCAACAAG accTGCTACATCTGtgaggagcagggcagggagagCAAAGCAGCTTCTGGGGCGTGCATGGCGTGCAACCGGCACGGCTGTCGGCAAGCTTTCCATGTCACCTG TGCCCAGATGGCCGGCCTCTTGTGTGAGGAAGAAGTCCTGGAAGTTGACAACGTCAAGTATTGTGGCTACTGCAAGTACCACTTCAATAAGATG ACCTCACGGCactctgcaggcagctccttCATTGCTGGCAGGCGGAGCAGATCCACGTCCCCCACCCAGGAGAAGCACGTGTCCCACCACGAAAGGCCAAAGAAG AGTCGTAAGGACAAAGAAAGACCTAAACAGAAGCACAAAAAACGTCCAGAATCTCCCACCAGCCTTCCAACACCCACGGTGCCCATCGCTGCAGAAAAG GGCTCCACCAGCCACCATGAGGGGAGCAAAGAGACCTCAGAGGTCGGGAGATCAGAGGTGAAAGGCAAGAAGTCCTCGAGTCATGGCAGCAGCCACAAGGGGAAGAAGACGGGGAGCGGGAAGAGCTCGGCTGGGTTCAGCTCTGCATCTTCCAGCAGCACCTTCCAGCCTGCAG gcacctcctgcagctccttgcagTGCTCCCAGGATTTTGTGGCATTCCCCAAGCTAGAGCAGGACGACGAGAAGTACCGCAAGCCCGTCTCCTCCTCTTCGTCTTCCCACTGCTCCCCGCTGTATGAGGGCCAGAAGGGGGACATCTTTGAGCAGAAGGTGATCTTCTCAGGCTTCGGGTCCATCATGCGCTTTTCCACTTCTGCTGTGAGCCAGCCGAGGGGCCGTGATGCTTCCCCTGTGGATTACAAAGCCTCAAACCCCATCGGTGGCCCTTCAGCATCAGGCAGCGTTGCCACAAGCAGCAGCCACAAGCGTATGCCATCCCTCAGCATGGAAGAGGGAGAggtgctgaaggaaaagaagcacaaaggcagcaagaaaaacaagcacGGGCCTGGCAGGCCGAAAGGgggcaaaagcaaagagatgTTGGGTGCCCAGCTGGCTGGGTCCACGTCGACGTCCTCGTCACCGTTCTCTGGGGGTTCTCTTGTCAGCTCCAGCATCAGCAACTCTTCGCGGCCCTTCAGCCACACGGGGAACCTGCCCAGCCTCAGCTTGGAGTCCCCGCTGCTGAGTTCAGGTATGTTTCCCCCGAGGGCTCCAGGTGTGCTCCTCCCAGCCCTCCTCCCTTCAGCATCACGTCTGTCTGGTGCCTGA
- the LOC104914602 gene encoding protein AF-17-like isoform X1, which translates to MGRRREKVMGFKQHGPVGQGACYGIVQVPTGPWFCRKCESQERAARVRCELCPHKDGALKRTDNGGWAHVVCALYIPEVQFANVLTMEPIVLQYVPHDRFNKTCYICEEQGRESKAASGACMACNRHGCRQAFHVTCAQMAGLLCEEEVLEVDNVKYCGYCKYHFNKMKTSRHSAGSSFIAGRRSRSTSPTQEKHVSHHERPKKSRKDKERPKQKHKKRPESPTSLPTPTVPIAAEKGSTSHHEGSKETSEVGRSEVKGKKSSSHGSSHKGKKTGSGKSSAGFSSASSSSTFQPAGTSCSSLQCSQDFVAFPKLEQDDEKYRKPVSSSSSSHCSPLYEGQKGDIFEQKVIFSGFGSIMRFSTSAVSQPRGRDASPVDYKASNPIGGPSASGSVATSSSHKRMPSLSMEEGEVLKEKKHKGSKKNKHGPGRPKGGKSKEMLGAQLAGSTSTSSSPFSGGSLVSSSISNSSRPFSHTGNLPSLSLESPLLSSGMFPPRAPGVLLPALLPSASRLSGA; encoded by the exons AGATGTGAGCTGTGTCCCCACAAAGATGGAGCCCTGAAACGGACTGACAACGGAG GGTGGGCCCACGTTGTGTGTGCTCTGTACATCCCGGAGGTGCAGTTTGCCAACGTGCTGACCATGGAGCCCATCGTCCTGCAGTACGTTCCTCACGACCGCTTCAACAAG accTGCTACATCTGtgaggagcagggcagggagagCAAAGCAGCTTCTGGGGCGTGCATGGCGTGCAACCGGCACGGCTGTCGGCAAGCTTTCCATGTCACCTG TGCCCAGATGGCCGGCCTCTTGTGTGAGGAAGAAGTCCTGGAAGTTGACAACGTCAAGTATTGTGGCTACTGCAAGTACCACTTCAATAAGATG AAGACCTCACGGCactctgcaggcagctccttCATTGCTGGCAGGCGGAGCAGATCCACGTCCCCCACCCAGGAGAAGCACGTGTCCCACCACGAAAGGCCAAAGAAG AGTCGTAAGGACAAAGAAAGACCTAAACAGAAGCACAAAAAACGTCCAGAATCTCCCACCAGCCTTCCAACACCCACGGTGCCCATCGCTGCAGAAAAG GGCTCCACCAGCCACCATGAGGGGAGCAAAGAGACCTCAGAGGTCGGGAGATCAGAGGTGAAAGGCAAGAAGTCCTCGAGTCATGGCAGCAGCCACAAGGGGAAGAAGACGGGGAGCGGGAAGAGCTCGGCTGGGTTCAGCTCTGCATCTTCCAGCAGCACCTTCCAGCCTGCAG gcacctcctgcagctccttgcagTGCTCCCAGGATTTTGTGGCATTCCCCAAGCTAGAGCAGGACGACGAGAAGTACCGCAAGCCCGTCTCCTCCTCTTCGTCTTCCCACTGCTCCCCGCTGTATGAGGGCCAGAAGGGGGACATCTTTGAGCAGAAGGTGATCTTCTCAGGCTTCGGGTCCATCATGCGCTTTTCCACTTCTGCTGTGAGCCAGCCGAGGGGCCGTGATGCTTCCCCTGTGGATTACAAAGCCTCAAACCCCATCGGTGGCCCTTCAGCATCAGGCAGCGTTGCCACAAGCAGCAGCCACAAGCGTATGCCATCCCTCAGCATGGAAGAGGGAGAggtgctgaaggaaaagaagcacaaaggcagcaagaaaaacaagcacGGGCCTGGCAGGCCGAAAGGgggcaaaagcaaagagatgTTGGGTGCCCAGCTGGCTGGGTCCACGTCGACGTCCTCGTCACCGTTCTCTGGGGGTTCTCTTGTCAGCTCCAGCATCAGCAACTCTTCGCGGCCCTTCAGCCACACGGGGAACCTGCCCAGCCTCAGCTTGGAGTCCCCGCTGCTGAGTTCAGGTATGTTTCCCCCGAGGGCTCCAGGTGTGCTCCTCCCAGCCCTCCTCCCTTCAGCATCACGTCTGTCTGGTGCCTGA